gacaaaaaaatatcaaaagagATTGGGagtaaaatactaaaacctaataAGGGTTTTTGCGAATCTTTTTCTCCATTCTTTGTCTTTTGTATCTAGAGGTATCATCACCGCATCAAGAAAAGTAATTAGATCCAGTTCGTGAGCCGTGAGTGGACTAGGCTCATAATTAGATCAGTCCTTAAACAAAGAAGTCTCTAAACCTTGCCTGAGGGCTCCACAGATTCTgtaaaactctctctctctctctctctctctcttttatcatGTATGAGAGTGAAGTTATGTGTCATGAAGGTCAATTGTGTAAATATACTACaaatcaaagagagagggagaactTCCCACCTACAGTCTCAGCTTGCTTCCAATTTTAAACTCAATTAACAATCGCAGAACCCAGGCACACCTTAAGCTGAACTGGGATCCAAATGCTTTGCAAACTGAACCGGGTTCAAAGTTTCaaaacagggaaaaaaccaaTTTTGGGTGGACCTGGTTGACCCAGGGTTGTATCATCCACCATATAAGACAAGATGGGTAAGTGCCAACCTTTAAGGTGATAGGGACATTCTCTCCCCTGTAAGCTGATAAGCCCAACTTCAGGAAAGATAGACATGTAAGTTATttagtttaaaaaaacaaaaaaaattaaaaggcaAAATTTTAGTTAAGGGGCAGGGAAGGAGTTTGATACAATTACCCAAAAACATGGAACCCCTTTTACATAAACTGCCAAAAAGTAATAACCctaaataacaaaagaaaaaagatgataAATTTCAATAATTAAGCAAAAGAAACAATGACTACCCGCCCATGATCTCTCCACAACTAATACAAACCCACATTAATGTTTCACTCTCTTTTTTCTAAACCAATTGTATTGCTTAAAGCTTTTAGGTATGATttccagaaaaaaaattatagttcCACATGTCACTTATATGACCATATTTGccactcaaattttttttctttgtgtaATCACTTCATGACAGATTTAAGTGCTGCACATTCTCAAAAAGAGCAAATAAAAATGGGAATTGGTTTTATGAACAGGAGTACgaataattattattttcaattcctctaatagggggagtagACCCCATCTTAGGTAGTGTTTTCGAGTAGGGAGTAGGATGGTCATTCCCGCCTCCATGTGAaaaattagaggaattggagaaggcaccgaattggaggggacaatGATTCCAAGAGTACCCCCAAAGCAGGTAAAATTAGGgattgaggtattggtattgggGATGATATCGGTCTCAGACGATACTGATATGATATCAATTCAGAACGCCCCGTATTGATCCTAAACGTTTTATCCCtatatttcattaaaaaaaacttggattttttttttacaatctacCTTTGATCCGATATCAATACCTGATCTAAGATCTGCCAATAATTGGTATCAGCCACAGACAATACCACCAAACCGATACTGATATCTCATTCCGTGAGATTTAATTTTCTTGACAATggtatactttttttttttaatgagggtAAATCATATCATTTCATATGCTTAATACAAAATGTGTAGCTTTTAATAATAACATAATGACtaatcaatttcaaattattttgagaaCCATTTTGTATtcctacattaaataacttttgagaaaaaTACATAAAGGGCAATCAAAAAAAAGTTACAGTGCTCATTTCACCATTTTGGTGTCATGAAGTGAATCACTTTTCAACATGGGTGGAGAGATATTGCGTGACTATATTTATGTGTATGTGCACATGCAccatttaaatatatttttccttgttattgtatttttttttgggcaaaaggtgaaaagagaatcttttttttttttttttttttttggttaagaaaagagaatctaTTCATGGCACCAAAACGGTGGAGAAAAAAGATATTTATATGGTGCATGTGGATAAATAcatataccttttttttttcaaagaggGTAAACTCTCACACCTATTGTCAATAGGATTAATAATCGATTGTCCTCATGGAAATCTAATATTCTCTCTAATGTAGGTCGACGTGTGCTCATGCAGTCGGTGTTGTCTTCTTTCCCATCTTATCTTACGAGTTGCTTTAGATTTCCTTTAAGTATTTGTCGAAAAATTGATTCTATTTGTCTTAATTTTTGGAATGGTAGTACCACTAATAGGAGAAAGTCATCTTTCATTGCTTGGAAAAACTTTGTGCTTACCACTAAGTATGGGTAGGCTAGGGTTTAGAAGAGCTAAGGATTACAATGAAGCCCTGCTCCTCAAACTTTGTTGGAGACTTCTTACGGAAGAAAACTCCCTTTGGGCTCTTGTGCTCAAAACCCGTTATTTCCCCAGAACCTTGCTTTTTGGACCCCAAAACTATTACCAAAAGGGGTTCATGGTCTTGGAATAGTATAACTTCCATCATCCCTTTTCTCAAGACTTTTTGCctgaaaaaaaataggaaatggTAATAACACATGTTTTTAGACTGATCCCTGGATTCCTTCCAATCCTGGATTCACCATTCGCCCTGGGGCTTCTCCCATGCTTTATCCCGAAAAAGTTTGCTCTTTTACTACCTCTGATGCTTGGGATGTGGAATTAATTTCGGGTTCTGCCCCCACTCTGTTATCCAAGATTCTGAAGGTACCGTTATCCAATAATTTGGAATTCTAGTGGGTGTACCTTGACTGAGAATGGAATTTTTAGTACTAAGGCTGCAACTAGATACAGTCAAGCCTTAACTACTAATCTTAATTTACCTCTTTTCtcatggtggaaatttttttgaaagctCAATATTCAttctaaatttaaaattttcttctggcaTGTATTACATGCAGGGTTACCAGTTAAGGATACAATTTCGAAATGGACTCAATTGATCCCACTTGTGCTTTCTGTAGCACTTATGTCGAGACCCATTGGCATATCTTCCTCTCCTGTGATTGGGTCAAACACATCTGGGTAGCTGGTCCTCTGGGTCTGGGAACCGAGTTTATGTCCCACCCCTCTCTGGAACATCTCTGCATTTTTACTTTGATGAATCACAAGCTTGACAAGCTCTCTTTGAACtggttttttctgtttttattttaacttgttatttcatttgggaAACTAGGACTTGTATCTTGTTTAAGTCTGGTAAGATTAATCCTCTATTAGTCTTGAGGAAGGTTGATTATTGGCTGAACAACCTCAATATTTCCCCACCCCAACTGTCATCCTTGGATGTATCATTGAAGAGGATTTTCATTTTACCTCTATTCCTAATTTACCTACTTTGGATTTTCCTCTGTTGGTTTGTGCAAAAGACAGGACCAACGGGGTGGTCTTCATGCATTTTGTTAAAGGGCAAATTTATTTTGGTCACTGCAGGAACTTTATCCTATAAGCACGATATGGAACCAGAACTTTTTGGTCTTCTTACTGGATTAGAGCATGCCAAGAAACTAGGTTTGAAGATGAAAGACGTTTGGTTCTCAAACAAGAAATTGCCcgatcttcttccatctccatcccAAGCTCCTTGGCCCTTGGCACTTCTAAaactttttttgaaaattatagaTATGGCTAGTGATGTCTCCATTTATCATAGTCTGGATGATAGCCTAACTTCTTTATTACGGTTTTGGACCCTCAAAGCCATAAACTCTAACTCCTCCTTTATCAATGTCTTAGATGTAAATTTGCCCTcggcttaaaataaaattttctttgttcCAAAAAAAACAGGAGGGTAAATCATATCATTTCATATGCCTACTCTAAAATATGCAActtgtttacaaaaaaaaaataaaaatgcaactTATAATAAGGACATAATGACTATTCACTTTAagattattttgaaaacctttttaaaCTCCTACATTAAATAACTATTGACAACAAAACACaagggacaatcaaaagaaagttaCAATTTTCCACTTCACCACTTCAATGACAATGGAATGCACCCTTCTCTAGATATACTATGGTTAGAATTGTCATATCAACAATCTACATGGCACACTAGGTGGGTCACCCATAACTACTCGGATCCAAATCTTCTACGGCGCAATTGCCCGTTCGGCCTGTGCTACGTAGACACAGGGCCacgtgcaatgatcgccttacccccgctcgggcgaggcactcgggcaggggtaaggtggtcattgcacacGGCCCTGTGTCTACGCAATACAGACAGGAcgaggcagtgtgccatggAGAATTTGTTTCCTAACTACTTCGTGGAGGAAACATTTTTAACACCTTCTGtcacaaaaattacaaaaaacaaggaaacaaatatTTAAGTGGTGCATGCATGGTTTTAATGCACGGTATCAGATTGGGTGAATACGGTATCGGCACACATAGGTCGTATCAGACAAGTTTACCcttgtttttcctttcaaaatgaatttttttttactattttaccccttgtacATACCGTTTCACCAATACGGTATTGTCCAGGTATTGATATCAGTCTCCTTCACAACCATGCAGTATTGACCGTATCAAACGATCCGATatataccgatacctcaaaccatgggtgCATGTGCACATACACATAAAATAAGGACCCAATTTCTCTCCCCCATGGTGAAAAAAGATCTCTTCATCAATTGCGATGTGACACTATGATAGGACTATGGGTTCATCAGTAACTTCCAAGGTTCcacctagggctgcaacagggtcgggttgggccgggcaatatagaaccctagcccaaccctaagtccccatAGCTGAGCCCaggcccgaccctgactcagggtcagaaaaatccaactgTGACCCGCCCTCATGGTCGGGCCGGGGTGACCTTGATTGGACTTGATTATGGggaggggaaagaaatgcatgggctgcaatgggccggggagaacctgatcaattttacataaaataacactataataaaatgtattatatcacttattttcttcatatataatatattatataaaaaaatgtggttgacgtttaaagtttataacatatatattatatcaatatatattttatagtataacttaaatcagggttgggtcgggtcgggctgggccaagcttagcccgaggcctctaCCTTAACccgaccctgaccctgactcaaggccagaaatttccaaccctgacccgccctcagggccaaatatctcagcctaggccctattcgggctcagggcgggctagggcgggttcgggccgacagggccaaacttgcacccctagttccACCCCCATTGTTCATGTTCCGAAATACCTTTCTCCTATCCAATCAAAGGAACAAATGTGCTAGGTAAAGAGATTCTACGAAAACTTACTCTTAAATATAATGATGTAtggtatgaaaaaaaaaactctttgcAACCATGGCATGTGGAACAATCCTAGTTGAATTTCCACAGGAACTAATAGTGGGCACAATGCACCTCTGAAAGAAGGGCTCCAGTACTGTAGGGCttcctcttaaaaaaaaaaaaaaaaccccgaCCATTCACTGGGACTCAGGCTAGCCTcaagaaattttattaaaaaatagcTAAAAAATCGATTACACGGGGGGGACATAACCCGCCTAACCCCAAACCCACAAGGAGAACACTCCTCTCACACAAGACACCTTGGAAAACCCATACACAAGACTAAAAACAAGAATTAAATTCTAAACACTGGCAAGCTAGCTTTATCCTCACGAATAATGCACCGAAGATCTGCCGATAAACTCTGCTCAGAAAAGTaagttttattattagtttCTGTGCAAACCAAGTTAGCTAACCAGTCTGCTGCCCAATTGCTCTCCCTGTACGATTATAACCGCTCTTAATGAATCGCAACAGGAGATGACCTCTTGAAACCAATACCAAGAACTCCACtgattgcatttttttttggataataaaATTCACAATCATGGTCGAGTAAGAATTAATATAAAAATCCGAAACACCCAACTCCTCAGACAACTGAAGGCCATCTACTAGCGCTCTAAGCTTGGCCACAGAGTTGGTGCAAACACCATAAAAATTTGAGAATGCTGCCAGCACCCGACCTTCACTGTCTCTAACCATTCCGCCTCCTCTACCCAAGCCATGATTTCCTTTACAAGCACCATCAATGTTTAATTTCACCGAATTAAAAGGTGAACACCAATAAATAGGGCGGGGAGGCATCACATTCGGCCTAGGCTGATTAACGCTAAAAATCTGCAGAATCAGAGTCTCTCTCATCGAGGGCTTTACCTGAAGCTTGGAAGGATAAGGAATTTCGTGAACCCAACCTTTAATTTTCTCAATAATGGCTGACGCCGATCATTGATTTTCTCCATGCCTTCTATTGTTCATTCTCTCCATAATTCCCACATGATAAGGGAAGGTAACAAACCTGTAATGAAAGCACATAACCTCTTTCCATTGGCATGAGAATGCTAGGACAACACCCTACTATGGACGTCATGTGTAGGAATAACTAGTACCACATCCATTAATTGTGCAAAAAAACCCCAGACTTTCATGTGTAGTGTAGGGCTTCCTGCCTTCTGAATAATAATCATAATAGACAAAGACATATGGGTTAAAGAGATTAgggagagggacaggcacactGCACATTTGCGATAAACTAGAGGGCAGAATCAATGGGGGTGTAGGATGAGGTATCTTGCAGGAGGAGAGGGGGTCAATTtaaaggggggaagagagagagaagcacaGTAGGCACTGGCTTACGGTACACGGGCGGTGTGTCTACCCTTCTCCCAAGAGATCATTACTAATTATGAGTATAAGCAAATGTAACCCCAAAGATGACTGGAAGTCTGGAACTCACTTGCCCTTCTTTATTTTCCATAGTAACTCACTTTGATTGGTACGAAAGTAAATCAACTGGCATTCACATCTTATCGGCTTATATAAACCAAAGAGAATTTAAATGTTTCTCCTGTCTATCTACCTACCTTTCTGCAGCATTAGTAATCGCCTTGGTtgcttctttgttctttttataACACTTCTACGGGATTAAAATTGCAGCGGCACAATTTGCTCCATTAGGATTTGGTGCATTCAGCCCAGCCCACCCCAGCCCAGCATGGGAGACCACCAATAGGCTGGCTGGGCTGGCTTGGGCCCCCATTAATAGTGTCTTGTTATAACCTCTAACCatgggtgtcaatttgggatctGAACTGGGAATCGTCCCAGAACCATCCCGTTAAAACCTGATACCTATTAATGGGACGATGCtgggatctgattttggtaccaaaTAATAAATGGGACAGGACAATTCTGGGACAGGATACCCAATGATACCAGAACAGTAATGCCAGTTAGGTACCAAATGGGACCGAAACTACCAATGCCCTTTCAAATGCTATATTTCATGTCTTCTTGTTCAAGTTTTATGGCTAGAGTTTGATGTATTTGAATAACATTTTCTCTTAAGGAAGTTTCTGCTGATAGACCTTCGGTTATTTCTATAAATTTGTTTAGTGATAGCACTAAAATTATATATGCACTTGTTTATTTCATCCTTTCATTTCTTAGTCATTGTTTTGAGAAGCTTATATATGAtcttaaagaaattaaaaaaataaaaccatgaaattcaGTTAATCATGGTTTCACATTCTAAGTTGCTTTCAAAAGTTAAGAATGCCTTGGATCTCATAGTAGTGAAAAGATCCACAACACTACTAATTAAACCAAATCATTAGAAACCATTAAagttcttctcctatttttctACCAAGCTTAGAACTATTTAGGAACCGGTATcgtcccatcccatcccatcccgTTGTTAATCAAGACTAGGACCTAGGTTTgatcccgttaactaaatgggacatTATTGGGATTGGCACCAATACAGATTTGTCCCGAACATCGGGAAccatcccaattgacacccttactctaAACAAAGTCAATTGGCCATATCTTGCAAATCACTACAGTTGAAAAATTCCAATAACAATCCATGAATGGAACAAAAAATGGCAAAGGTTTGCACCaatgattttgatttggatCCTTTGTGGCCTGAGGTTGAGCGGCCATCGTGCTACCCTCAACCCCCTAGCCACCACGTTGTATTCcattccaatccaatggttggtagatgaACCCATTTAAAATTGccgctcaaaattcaaaatggtTGGAGCtcatctaccaaccattggataggcATGAAATCTGACGTGACGGCCTGGGAGTTGAACACAACACGATGGCTGCTCAACCCCAAACTGCAAAGGATACAAATCCTTGTAGGAAAACTCGGATGAGAAGATCGAATAACGTTTTGCAAAAACACAATTATGGTTTATGTTTCTCCGTTACATCTTTGTTCCCATTCATCAAACTGGCTTTAATAAGGGGTTTGGGGTCGAGGGGCTCAAGTATctaaagataaaataataaaggcAAGAGAACACCAACCAGCCATGTGACCCCTGCACGGTTGCACCAGTGTGGGGCCAATGAAAATGCGCACagaggcattggtttggatgagattttgatTTCATTGGGGGCTAAACGGTCTTTTCACGTGctcctgtgtctaggtgtaggaaCCATGTGACCGATTAGcatttttccaaaataataatTCAAATCAGAAGCAGAGGCTTCATTTTAAAGGCAAAAGCACTGGTCAAATTTAACTCTCCTCCTCAAACAATTAATATACAGAGGTCCTGGGTTCATGATAACGATCCATGTCACTCTCAACTTACCCATAGTTTTCATTCTCGGCTATGAAAATTGGGGCGCCCTTCCCATCATATGCTGGAAACAATGAATTCAAAGACTGCTGAATGTCTGCCTTCTCAGGATGAGATGAGAATTGCCCTTTGAGATACTAATCTAATGTCAATTTTCCTGGCCATTCTCCACTGAGGTAGGAGTTGGAGCAGTAACTTCTTCAGTGTTCCCTTCTGTTTGTGCATCTCGAGTATCCTCCTTGGCATCTTCTGACAAATCCTGCAACTGAAGGATCTCATAAAAAACATTAGAATATAGCATGTGTTAAGACAGCAAATAAGTAGCTTAAATAGTCTTCATTGAGTCCAAGCAATTACTTGGCCAAATAATGGCCCAGATTTGGAAACCAAATGAAATGTACattaagaagagagaaaacagaagaagaaatagcCTTTAAAGATGGAATACCCCCAAATTCCTTAAACTGGCAGTCACATCCTCATGTTGCTGTTGAAGAGTGGTCCTCAGTTCTTGAAATTCCTATTTTCAGTTAATGAAACAATATTCCATTTTAAAAATATTGCTACATGCAAGAATATCTTTATGGTGGACAACTATCAACAAAAAGAATCTGACAGGTACACCTAGTTCTGCCACATGGAAGAGCGATGTGGCAATTCTCAACTTGGTATATCTAGGGAATGGTTTGGATTGGTCACTGTGTcagatttcaaattcaaattctatCATATAAcctcccatgtattggcatgcaccCTATCGATAGCCCTGGACTTCTCAATGCCATATTTTGCCAGCCTCTCAGCCAACTCtgtttgggttgaaacttgacatgagtGGGAGACATTGGGTTCTACCTGTCCACAACATTTCAGCACATCTGACCTGCCACATGGCACAACAAGACGCTTGTCCATTCAATGGCGGTTGAGCCACCCAGGACACCCAAACTCAAACTTTAAAGGTAAAAGGAACAACAGTACTCACAAGGACTTACCGATCTAAGCTGCTCCACTTCCACATTGAGAGATTTCTTGAGCTCTGAAAGCTCCTACATTATATTTGATAATTGATAAGTTCTAGCCATCTATACATGATGGAAGTCGAACGAAAATATCACAAAgagaaataattaaaataacttgtcatagaaggaaagaaaatggTCAAATTCGCATCCACAGGATTATTTGTCGAGATATTGCCTATAATAAGGTTTGGTTCTATGTAACTTGCTCCTAGTTCGTGCTTAATAATTAGAATAGATTTACAAGATCAACCAATCATATAGGGGTTGGCCAAGAAAACTTGCAAACAAAGAGTTTCAAGCAGTTAAAACCACAAAATTTCGTGGGCAAAGTACAGTGAAAGGAGTATTGAGGACTCGGTGGATTAACATAAGTGTGACCCACTTCAACAAGTAATCGAACTTTCAATCTCTTGAGACATATTTGCGTACTTCAACGATTTCACACAGGAATAAACAAAAGGATATTATGAAAAAGAGACAACTTCATCCAATGAAAATGGAAGAGCAAGCAACATctaagaatcaaagaaaatcaaTAAAGAATTAGTACAAACACAAAAACAGTCAACATAAAGTGAGGGAAGTGCCTAATAGTCTAGAGAGAAGTTGTAAGGAGGCTGGACTCTGAAGTATATCTAAGTAATgtactaaataaataaaaatcagtACTCATATTACTTCCAACGCAAAAAATCTCTTTTTGACAGAAGAAACCATAATTATTTACTACTGTATTCGACGATGACTAATAGAGAAGAGCCTTATACATCAGAAGCAATAAAAGCAAGCTCCTTTACAttcaattttcaaatccctTCATTACAGTTAATACAGAGATCAAAGCAAGATCCAAAATCAGCTACAGATAGCAAATGTCCCAAGTTCCACTTTcgactaataaaaaaaaaggaatatataTGATGCAGTAGCCATAGCCTGGTTGGATAAGCAATATTCAGTTTGGAAGCCCTGTTCAAGGAGATCCAGGCTATCAAGTCCAGCAAGGGTAGCTTAGTTGTTTAGGAATTTTATGATGATTGATATTATAATTAAAGTTAATTTAAACTGGTGTCAATAGGTATTGTCGACAGGTATGATTAGAGGAGTTTGTTTAGTTTGGAAGCCCAATTTGAGGAGATCCAGGCTATCAAGTCCAGCAAGAGTAGCTTAGTCGATTAGGAATTTTTGGGTGATTAATATTATAATTAAAGTTAatttaaattggtatcaatagGTATGATTAGAAGAgtttgtttagttttaattaCCAGTGTTTGAGTCATCATAGGAAACTATATAAACTTTGGCAGAATAGTCCGAGTCCAGTTTCGTTTTGACTCCAACTTCAGCTTGAAAATGGGAATCAATATGAGTTGGTTTTTGTTAGTACCTATATCCACCCTGATATACCACTAAAAATCCAGTCTATAGATGGATGACAAGTGGCAAGATCGAAAAGTAATCCACGATGATTCATAGCTCGCAAATCCTTGGAGCTATGAATCCATAGCCTACTAGCTGGCGGAGCATAAAGTCTACCTCTGACAGATTGAATGGAGTAGTAAATTTGAGTCTTATGTGCAGTTGTTGTTGGTTGGATAGTGGTCAAGGCAACCCAAGGTgatggaggggtgcctaagcgcttaggtgacAAGGTGGGCGACCACGGCACCCAAGTGTTATATTTTAttccccctcttttctaacattatttagtagctacaatatatacctcatatcataaaaaatcaacatagaactcgaagacagcagaactgaagaagcaaaataTTGAGagtttaaaacaatcaaaagatACATTTGGTTTTATACGGTTCTTGGAAATGATCATTGTCATGGTATagctagtctcacatttggtttatattgttcttggaaaatatgatcttatctaaaCGTAATTAAACAGCTCTCGATtaagagaaatgttcttgttctctaataagtttgactggtcaaatgattttatttttacatgagacttttgtattaggtagatgagggcgggccttggtgcaacagttaaggttgctccattgtgacctagaggtcacaggttcgagtctggaaacagcctctctatgaAAGTAGGGgaaaggctgcgtacattatgaccctccccagaccccacagtggtgggagcctcgtgcactgggtacgcctttttacttttgtattaggtagagcacaaaaccagctttccaacaaattcaagattgcttaaatctattcacccaaaaaaaaagattgcttaaatctgatttatattgaaggagttatgttccggtcaaaccttatttggtatgcacGAATGCTATTTAAAATCTCcttgaatggaaataaatttttagacatcaaaacaaaagattaatTTGACACTCTTTTGGTTGTTAGTGATGTTTCTATCACAATAAGatatatgaaaatttttaatttgaggaaaaccctaacatttgaaagttgaaaatcacCCCTACACctgaaattcagtttttgttcttgaactagagAGTTGAGTTTTTATCCTTTCGGAATTTGAATTATGAACTATTTTTTTAGATTCATTTGGGGGAGTgtttacttatttatgaataatatcttaggTAACTAGAGACATAATTGCAAGTcattacttaaatgatatttggcataaatcaGTGTTAAACCTGGTTCGATACTTATAGAAACGTAATAAATGGAACaaataataacaaattaaaCCAGCGGCTTGCACTAAGGCAACAGTCACCTAGACCCCAAAAATACCACTTGGACACCAAGgcggcaccttgacaactatggttggtCGTCTGGACTAATTTGAACTCTCCTATCAAGTGTGTTCACTCCAAActcttctttattcttcttctttgtttctccttattttttctcctttctatttAAGGTGGAACCCCTGTTTCTCAATCAGTTTCAGTTTGCTAA
The sequence above is a segment of the Telopea speciosissima isolate NSW1024214 ecotype Mountain lineage chromosome 7, Tspe_v1, whole genome shotgun sequence genome. Coding sequences within it:
- the LOC122666936 gene encoding CAP-Gly domain-containing linker protein 1-like isoform X1; amino-acid sequence: MADSDSTPSPATVAAAPLSAKKENLIPISSKIAELSESRSELLTRIQGLKQDLQSWRSKLDTQVKVYRDELSELKKSLNVEVEQLRSEFQELRTTLQQQHEDVTASLRNLGLQDLSEDAKEDTRDAQTEGNTEEVTAPTPTSVENGQEN